Genomic window (Spirosoma sp. KCTC 42546):
GCAGGGCGTTGAAAAGCGTGCTCATAATTGATAGCGGCAACCCATGTAATTGGCAGACACCCTATTCCCATAACTTTCTTACGCAGGATGGGCAACCACCAAACCAAATTGCAGCGCTTGCCAAACAGCAAGTCCAGCACTATGCTACGGTAACATTCTTTACTGGCCTTGCTACCAACGGAATAAAAACTGACTATGGTTTTGCTATTCAGGTAGCATCGGGAGAAACGTTTCGGGCCAGCAAATTAATTTTTGCATCAGGTATCCAGGACCATACACCTCCTATTGACGGGCTGGCAGCATGTTGGGGTATTACGGTACTACACTGTCCCTATTGCCATGGTTATGAGGTGCGAAATGAGCCAACAGGCTTACTTGGCAACGGAGAAGACGGCCTTGAACTCGCAACACTTATTTCTAACTGGACAACCAGGTTAACCTTGTTTACCAATGGTAAATCCACGCTAACAGCAGACCAGACAACGAAGCTCCAACAGCATGCTATCAATATCATAGAAAAGGAAATTGAACGCCTGGAGCATACAGATGGGCAGCTTCACAGCCTTGTTTTTAAGGATACTACAAAATTGCCCGTCAAGGCTATATACACCCGCAGTCGGTTTGAACAACAGTGTAAGATACCGGAATTATTGGGATGCGAATTGACCAACGACGGCTATATCAGGATAGATGCAGCTCAGGAAACGACGATTAGCGGTATTTATGCCTGTGGTGATAATGCAACACGCA
Coding sequences:
- a CDS encoding NAD(P)/FAD-dependent oxidoreductase translates to MNDDKIFDVLLIGGSYSGLAAAMALGRALKSVLIIDSGNPCNWQTPYSHNFLTQDGQPPNQIAALAKQQVQHYATVTFFTGLATNGIKTDYGFAIQVASGETFRASKLIFASGIQDHTPPIDGLAACWGITVLHCPYCHGYEVRNEPTGLLGNGEDGLELATLISNWTTRLTLFTNGKSTLTADQTTKLQQHAINIIEKEIERLEHTDGQLHSLVFKDTTKLPVKAIYTRSRFEQQCKIPELLGCELTNDGYIRIDAAQETTISGIYACGDNATRIRTVANAVAMGTTAGMAVSKKLIFENF